One window of the Rosa rugosa chromosome 3, drRosRugo1.1, whole genome shotgun sequence genome contains the following:
- the LOC133739565 gene encoding alanine--glyoxylate aminotransferase 2 homolog 1, mitochondrial-like — translation MALQRLLLKKAFGEAKPKSLCCFFSTAPPSLPAFDYEPKPYNGPRADEVFQKRKQFLGPSLFHFYQKPLNIVEGKMQYLYDENGRRYLDAFAGIVTVSAGHCHPDVLNAIFEQSKLLQHATTIYLHHAIADFAEALASKFPGNLKVVYFVNSGSEANELAMLMARLYTGNLEMISLRNGYHGGSSNTMSLTALNTWKYPIPQGEIHHAVNPDPYRGVFGSDAKSYAKDVQDHIDFGTAGKVAGFISETIQGVGGAVELAPGYLKLVYDIVRKAGGVCIADEVQTGFGRTGTHYWGFETQGVIPDIVTMAKGIGNGLPLGAVVTTPEIASVLAQKTQFNTYGGNPVCSAGGLAVLRVIDKEKRQVHSADVGSHLLARLRDLQQRYEIIGDVRGRGLMVGVELVTDRNEKTPAKAETAMLFEKLRELGVLVGKGGLHGNVFRIKPPLCFTKDDADFLVDALDYSMSKL, via the exons ATGGCATTGCAGAGGCTGCTCTTGAAAAAGGCCTTTGGAGAAGCTAAGCCAAAGTCTCTGTGCTGCTTTTTCTCTACAGCACCACCTTCATTGCCAGCTTTTGATTATGAGCCAAAGCCTTACAATGGTCCACGCGCAGATGAGGTCTTCCAGAAGCGAAAGCAGTTTCTGGGTCCTTCTCTTTTTCACTTTTATCAGAAGCCA CTCAATATTGTTGAAGGAAAGATGCAATATTTGTATGATGAGAATGGCAGGCGTTACCTTGATGCATTTGCTGGGATAGTGACGGTTTCTGCTGGACATTGCCATCCAGATGTTTTAAATGCAATCTTTGAGCAGAGCAAGCTTCTGCAGCATGCCACAACTATATATTTACACCATGCAATAGCTGATTTTGCAGAGGCATTGGCTTCAAAATTTCCTGGAAATCTAAag GTAGTGTACTTTGTGAATTCTGGGTCAGAAGCAAATGAGTTGGCAATGCTGATGGCTCGTTTATACACTGGTAATCTTGAAATGATTTCTCTGAGAAATGGATATCACGGAGGAAGTTCTAATACAATGAGTTTGACGGCACTCAACACATGGAAGTATCCGATTCCACAG GGTGAAATTCATCATGCTGTGAATCCAGATCCATACCGTGGAGTCTTTGGCTCTGATGCAAAAAGTTATGCTAAAGATGTGCAAGATCACATTGATTTTGGAACTGCAGGAAAAGTGGCCGGATTTATATCTGAAACAATTCAG GGTGTTGGAGGAGCAGTTGAACTGGCTCCTGGATACCTAAAATTGGTATACGACATTGTTCGCAAGGCTGGTGGTGTCTGCATTGCTGATGAAGTTCAAACTGGATTTGGCCGCACAGGAACTCATTATTGGGGCTTTGAAACACAGGGGGTCATTCCTGATATAGTTACTATGGCCAAG GGCATTGGAAATGGATTGCCATTGGGAGCAGTGGTGACAACACCAGAAATAGCAAGTGTACTAGCCCAGAAGACTCAATTCAACACTTATGGTGGAAACCCTGTATGCTCTGCAGGAGGACTTGCAGTGCTCAGAGTTATTGATAAAGAGAAACGTCAAGTTCATTCTGCAGATGTTGGCTCTCATTTGCTTGCTCGGTTGAGAGATCTTCAGCAAAGATATGAAA TCATTGGAGATGTGAGAGGCCGGGGCTTAATGGTTGGGGTTGAACTTGTGACTGACAGGAATGAGAAGACACCTGCCAAGGCCGAAACTGCTATGTTGTTTGAGAAACTCAGAG AGCTTGGAGTTCTAGTTGGGAAAGGGGGACTTCATGGAAATGTTTTCAGGATAAAACCACCACTGTGTTTCACCAAAGATGATGCAG ATTTTCTTGTCGATGCTTTGGACTATTCAATGTCAAAATTGTGA
- the LOC133738772 gene encoding putative UPF0481 protein At3g02645, whose amino-acid sequence MEEQHLEKLKNKLKEVSVLSTDCCIFRVPKRLREGNEKAYTPQVVSIGPLHHGEKGLESIEEHKILYVKDFLERSKVSIDDCFNTLKQWEEKIRGYYAVTIDYNENELVEIIMVDGIFTLEVLLRGSFETLQKKNDRIFGKPLMHRDIIYDMLLLENQIPFFVLEYLLSLAYSTSFFPMEHDTVHVTGLPLIKLTHSFFKDRVYIRPLDEIICKLDQYSESRRILHFVDFVLKCHRPPPFDPPPKSKLQTLTIPSATELHQAGVKFEMVKDKNFFDIQFDNGILKIPQLKIRGSSEVFFRNLIAYEQCEFYDHYINDYIFIMDRLVDSAKDVELLLKKKILESKLSDKEKVATFISSLNSGPVVFSKNFYFTDLCEKLNAYYEVPWHNWKASLKHDYFSSPWAVLSIIAAVVLLVLTFVQTVCSLMY is encoded by the coding sequence ATGGAAGAGCAACATttagaaaaactcaaaaacaagcTGAAAGAGGTGTCTGTCCTTTCCACTGACTGTTGTATCTTCAGGGTTCCAAAGCGACTGCGTGAAGGGAATGAGAAGGCTTACACACCTCAGGTGGTCTCAATTGGTCCTCTTCACCATGGTGAAAAAGGGCTAGAATCCATAGAAGAGCACAAAATTCTATATGTGAAAGACTTTTTGGAACGGTCCAAGGTAAGCATCGATGATTGTTTCAATACATTAAAGCAATGGGAAGAAAAAATTCGTGGTTACTATGCAGTAACCATTGACTATAATGAAAATGAGCTTGTGGAAATTATTATGGTAGATGGCATTTTTACCTTGGAGGTTCTTCTGAGAGGTTCTTTCGAAACCTTACAAAAGAAAAATGACCGTATATTTGGAAAACCATTGATGCATAGGGACATAATATATGACATGTTGTTGCTCGAAAATCAGATCCCATTCTTTGTTCTCGAGTATCTCTTGTCCTTGGCCTATTCCACTAGTTTCTTTCCTATGGAACACGATACGGTTCATGTAACAGGGCTCCCCCTCATCAAGCTTACTCATAGTTTCTTCAAGGATAGGGTATACATTCGACCACTTGATGAAATCATTTGTAAACTTGATCAGTATTCTGAATCTAGAAGAATACTacattttgttgattttgtactaAAATGTCATAGACCTCCACCTTTTGATCCTCCACCGAAAAGCAAACTCCAGACTTTAACCATACCAAGCGCAACCGAGCTGCACCAAGCTGGAGTCAAGTTCGAGATGGTTAAGGACAAGAACttctttgacattcaatttgatAATGGGATTCTGAAGATCCCACAACTCAAAATCCGTGGTTCCTCAGAAGTTTTCTTTCGAAACCTGATTGCCTACGAGCAGTGTGAGTTCTATGATCATTACATAAACGATTACATTTTCATCATGGACCGGTTGGTTGACAGTGCCAAGGATGTGGAGCTGCTTCTCAAGAAAAAAATCCTTGAATCTAAGCTATCTGATAAAGAAAAAGTGGCTACTTTTATCAGCTCGCTTAACTCGGGGCCTGTGGTGTTCAGTAAAAACTTCTACTTTACTGATCTTTGTGAGAAGCTGAATGCGTACTATGAAGTCCCATGGCACAACTGGAAGGCAAGCTTAAAACATGACTATTTTAGTTCTCCCTGGGCTGTGCTCTCTATTATTGCAGCGGTTGTTCTTCTTGTGCTCACTTTTGTTCAAACAGTGTGCTCTTTAATGTACTGA